One segment of Apus apus isolate bApuApu2 chromosome 1, bApuApu2.pri.cur, whole genome shotgun sequence DNA contains the following:
- the HEBP1 gene encoding heme-binding protein 1 → MLGMIKNSLLSTVEAWPYRVLSKGEKEQVSYEERECEGGWFAAVEIVGKPFDEASKEGAVKLLKYVGGTNDKGAGMGMTAPVSITAFPAEDGSLQQKVKVSLRIPSQFQANPPCPSDESIKIEERQGMTIYSTQFGGYAKEVDYVNYAAKLKSALGSEATYCKDFYFCNGYDPPMKPYGRRNEVWFVKE, encoded by the exons ATGTTGGGCATGATCAAGAACTCCCTGCTGAGCACGGTGGAGGCATGGCCCTACCGGGTGCTGAGCAAAGGGGAGAAG gagcaggtCAGCTATGAGGAGCGAGAGTGCGAGGGCGGGTGGTTCGCAGCCGTGGAGATCGTGGGGAAGCCGTTTGACGAAGCCTCGAAGGAAGGGGCAGTCAAGCTCCTCAAGTATGTTGGAGGAACCAATGACAAGG GGGCTGGAATGGGCATGACTGCTCCTGTCTCCAtcactgcttttcctgctgaagaTGGCTCCTTACAGCAAAAAGTGAAGGTTTCTCTGCGGATCCCAAGCCAGTTTCAAGCCAACCCTCCTTGTCCTAGCGATGAGAGCATTAAGATTGAAGAGAGACAGGGGATGACCATTTATTCCAC GCAGTTTGGTGGCTATGCCAAAGAGGTGGATTACGTGAACTATGCTGCCAAGCTGAAGTCTGCTCTGGGGAGTGAAGCTACATACTGCAAGGATTTCTACTTCTGTAATGGTTATGACCCTCCTATGAAGCCTTATGGGCGACGCAATGAGGTCTGGTTTGTGAAGGAGTGA